GGCAAGTTTGTTGAGCGGCGCGGCTTTTTCTACGAACCGACCGTCGTTTCGGACGTCGAGCCCGGAATGGCGATGTTCGAGGAAGAGGTCTTCGGGCCGGCGGCCGCCGTGATTCGCGCGAGCGGCCGCGAGCGCGCGATCTCGCTGGCAAACGACTCGCGCTTTGGGTTGGGCGCGAACATCTGGTCGCGCGACGTCGCACTCGCCGAGCAGCTCGCCGCCCGGATGGAAGCGGGCAGCGTCTTCATCAACGGGATGGTAACAAGCGATCCTCGCCTGCCGTTCGGCGGCATCAAAAAGAGCGGCTACGGCCGCGAGCTCTCCGCTTTCGGAATCCACGAGTTCGTCAACGTCCAGACCGTTTGGATCGGACCGTAACTCCGCACGCGACGCGTTAACGTCCCACGGCCGGCCTCGCGAAAGCGTGCGCTCGATTAACGCGCGTTGAGCGCGGGTATAGGCGTAGGATGAGCAAAGACACGGTTGATAAAGCGGCAGACGCCGTTAAGCACGTCGTCGACGACGTACGCGACGCAACGCACGAAGCGCGGCATCGCTCGGTTGCCGACGTCGAAAAATCGAAACGTGAAACTCTCGGTAACGAGATGACGCCTTCGGAGAAAGCGGGCTCGGTACTCAACGAAACCAAGCACCGCACGCAAGCGGAGATCGACGCCGCGAAGCGTCACGTCCGCGACGAGACCTAGGTTCGCGCCGCTACCCGGCCGGGGCTCGCTGCGCGCAGTACTCCGCGATTCGCCCGATCCCGTCGCGCACGCGCTCGATCGGTGAAACCCAGCTCAGGCGCAGCCAGCTCTCCATCTCTTTACCGAAGGCGATCCCGGGAATCGTCACAACGTCGAAACGCTCGATGAGCTCGTTTGCAGCCTCGAGCGACGACGTGTCTCCGGGAAGGCGAACGCACGCGTAAAAGCTCCCCTCCGGCTCGATGAAACGCAGACCGCTCTCTTGGAGTGCCGCAACGACCCGGTCGCGCTGCTCGCGGTACCACGGCGTGAACTCGGAGAGATTGCCGCGCGCCGAAAAGACGTCGAGCGCAACGTACTGTGAGAACGTGTCTGCACACGAGGCCAGCCACGCGTGAACTTTGGTCGCGGCTTCGATAAAATCGGCCGGTCCGAGGATCCACCCCAAGCGCAGGCCCGTCATCGAATTACTCTTGCTCAACGAGTTCACGACGATCGTCTGGGGGTAGATCTGTGCGAGGTCCGCGGCGTTCTCGACGAAGATCTGTTCGCGGTAGATCTCGTCGTGGATCAGCCAGATCCCGCTGCGCTCGAGCCGGGCGCTCAACGCCTTCGCCGACCGGCCCGAGATGAGGCGCGCCGTTGGATTGCAGGGGGAGCAGATCACGATTGCCCGCGTGCGCTCGCCGACCGCGGCGAAGATCGCCTCCGGATCGAACGCAAAATCTTCATCCTCGCGCAGCGTCGCCGTGCGAACGGGCACGCCTTCGAGCGTCGCCATCTTCACGTAGGACGGGAAGGCCGGCCCGACGACGAGCAGCTCGTCACGGCTCGGGTCGAGGAGCGTCTTCAGCGTTGCGTACATCGCCTCTTGGGAGCCGATCGTGACGCAGACGTTTTCGCGACGGTCCATCTCCGGATACGCGTAGTGCCGCGCGATCGCTTCGCGCAAGGCGGGATCGCCGGCGTTGGGCGTGTACTTCACGCCCGCTTCCCGGACGCGGTCGATCGCCAGGTGAAAGTGATCCATCCTCGGCATGATCGTGGGCTCGCCTAAGCCGAGATCGATCGAGCTCGTCCGCTTCTTCGCGGCAATCTCGCGAATGAGCGAGGCGGAAATTTCAGCGACGCGCGGGTTCACAGCCTATCCTCAGACGGCGAGCTCGTACTCGCGCAGCGCTGCGTTAAGCGAGGTTTTCAAATCGGTCGATTCGTTGCGCGTCCCGACGATCAGCGCGCAGGGCGTCCCGTACTCACCGGCGGGAAACTGCTTTGGGAGCGTCCCGGGAATCATGACGGCGCGTGCGGGAACGACTCCCTTGCTGCGAACCGGCTCGGGTTGACGCACGTCGACGATCGGCGTGCTGGCCGTCAGCACGACGCCGGCGCCGAGGACCGCCTCGCGCTCCACGCGCACGCCTTCGACCACGACGCAGCGCGAGCCGATGAAGGCACCGTCCTCGACGATCACCGGGGCGGCTTGGGGCGGCTCGAGCACGCCGCCGATTCCCACACCGCCCGAGAGGTGTACCCGCTTGCCGATCTGCGCGCACGATCCGACCGTCGCCCAGGTGTCGATCATGCTGCCGGCGTCGACGTACGCGCCGATGTTGACGTAGCCCGGCATCAAGATCACGCTGCGTCCGAGAAAGCTGCCGTAGCGCGCGACCCCCGGGGGAACGCAGCGCACCCCGAGCCGCTTATAATTCCGTTTGACGGGAAGCTTATCGTAGTAGATGAGCGCATCCCGATCGCGATTGCCGATCCACTCCACCCCCCGTCGAGCAAAGTAGAGCAGAATTGCTCGCTTAAGCCATGCGTGCGTTACCCAATCGCCGTCACGCGGCTCGGCGACGCGCAGCTCGCCCTCGTCGAGCAACTCGATGACCCGATCGACGGCGCGCCCCTCGCGGCCGCGCACGTCGCCGTCCCCGCGCGCCAGCGCCTCGATCCGCGATTGGAGTTCGTCGGTCGTCACCCGACGGTGCTACGGCACCAGGGAAGCGCGCCCCCGCCGCGCATTATCATAGCCCCACCGTGGGAAAGGAGATTTCGTGCCGAACTCGCCCGCCGACGAGCAACGAATCAACACCATCCGCTTTCTGGCCGTTGACGCCGTACAGAAAGCAAACTCCGGC
The Candidatus Cybelea sp. DNA segment above includes these coding regions:
- a CDS encoding aldehyde dehydrogenase family protein, giving the protein GKFVERRGFFYEPTVVSDVEPGMAMFEEEVFGPAAAVIRASGRERAISLANDSRFGLGANIWSRDVALAEQLAARMEAGSVFINGMVTSDPRLPFGGIKKSGYGRELSAFGIHEFVNVQTVWIGP
- a CDS encoding pyridoxal phosphate-dependent aminotransferase, producing MNPRVAEISASLIREIAAKKRTSSIDLGLGEPTIMPRMDHFHLAIDRVREAGVKYTPNAGDPALREAIARHYAYPEMDRRENVCVTIGSQEAMYATLKTLLDPSRDELLVVGPAFPSYVKMATLEGVPVRTATLREDEDFAFDPEAIFAAVGERTRAIVICSPCNPTARLISGRSAKALSARLERSGIWLIHDEIYREQIFVENAADLAQIYPQTIVVNSLSKSNSMTGLRLGWILGPADFIEAATKVHAWLASCADTFSQYVALDVFSARGNLSEFTPWYREQRDRVVAALQESGLRFIEPEGSFYACVRLPGDTSSLEAANELIERFDVVTIPGIAFGKEMESWLRLSWVSPIERVRDGIGRIAEYCAQRAPAG
- a CDS encoding 2,3,4,5-tetrahydropyridine-2,6-dicarboxylate N-succinyltransferase gives rise to the protein MTTDELQSRIEALARGDGDVRGREGRAVDRVIELLDEGELRVAEPRDGDWVTHAWLKRAILLYFARRGVEWIGNRDRDALIYYDKLPVKRNYKRLGVRCVPPGVARYGSFLGRSVILMPGYVNIGAYVDAGSMIDTWATVGSCAQIGKRVHLSGGVGIGGVLEPPQAAPVIVEDGAFIGSRCVVVEGVRVEREAVLGAGVVLTASTPIVDVRQPEPVRSKGVVPARAVMIPGTLPKQFPAGEYGTPCALIVGTRNESTDLKTSLNAALREYELAV